The following are encoded in a window of Roseimaritima ulvae genomic DNA:
- a CDS encoding 6-phosphogluconolactonase, with protein sequence MKASVPLDSKDGYPDQPVAAPVPGTMVDTFVFDRSDQLATHVAQIIAGEVRQRSALGQRTVIGVATGSTPAGTYRELIRLHSEEGLDLSGVVLFLLGEYVGLPPDSPQSHARWIAQHLTDHVNIAAENIHVPDVSGSTEEVEAACRRHEDALLAVGGLDMVICGIGRNGHLAFNEPFSVRNSRTRLCTLDPVTRRAAASDFFGLEYVPTHAVTMGMATLLEARTILLLAIGEHKANIVRDAFEGPPTDRVPASYLQEHPGASLFLDQPAAGMLTGIVAPWQLGNIQWNDDLIKRAVLWLCEQTGKALLKLDDADFRDHDLHQLVRHHGPAQRLAHRVFRWMMDTIEYHPAGRDPKVCLCFSPHPDDDVISMGGTLIRLNHDGHKTHIAYMTSGNIAVFDHDAMQIADLVTEYHRLFNIDPAVSQTIKQEVENALKQKQPGQPDAPEIQKIKGLIRWSEARAGGKYVGCVEENLHFLDLPFYRTGTVHKRPVGEEDIQIIIELLRRVQPDVAFVAGDLADPHGTHRVCAQAILKAIDQLRSLGEKIPEVLLYRGAWQEYALHEIEIAVPLSPDDMATKRKAIFMHESQKDEALFPGSDPREFWQRAEDRNRMTADGYNQLGLPEYFSMEAFTRWDGKPV encoded by the coding sequence ATGAAGGCAAGTGTTCCCTTGGATTCTAAAGACGGCTACCCCGACCAGCCGGTTGCAGCTCCCGTTCCCGGCACCATGGTGGATACGTTTGTATTCGACCGTAGCGACCAGTTAGCCACCCACGTCGCTCAGATCATTGCCGGAGAAGTCCGCCAGCGAAGCGCCCTGGGCCAGCGCACGGTCATCGGCGTCGCTACCGGTTCGACCCCCGCGGGCACCTATCGCGAATTGATTCGCCTGCACAGCGAAGAAGGTCTGGACCTGAGCGGTGTGGTGCTGTTTCTGTTAGGCGAGTACGTGGGTCTGCCCCCCGATAGTCCGCAAAGTCACGCTCGTTGGATCGCTCAGCACCTGACCGATCACGTCAACATCGCGGCCGAAAACATTCACGTTCCCGATGTCTCCGGTAGTACCGAAGAGGTCGAAGCCGCATGCCGCCGCCACGAAGATGCGTTGTTGGCCGTGGGCGGATTGGACATGGTGATCTGTGGCATCGGCCGCAATGGGCACCTAGCATTTAATGAACCGTTCAGCGTCCGCAACAGCCGCACACGGTTGTGCACGCTGGACCCGGTTACGCGGCGGGCAGCCGCCAGCGACTTCTTCGGACTGGAATACGTGCCCACGCACGCCGTCACGATGGGTATGGCGACGTTGCTGGAAGCTCGCACGATCCTGTTACTGGCGATCGGTGAGCACAAAGCGAATATCGTTCGCGACGCCTTTGAAGGTCCGCCAACCGACCGCGTACCGGCCAGCTACCTGCAAGAGCATCCCGGCGCTTCGCTGTTCCTGGACCAGCCCGCCGCGGGCATGCTGACCGGCATCGTCGCTCCCTGGCAGTTGGGCAACATCCAGTGGAACGACGATCTGATCAAACGCGCCGTGTTGTGGTTATGCGAACAGACCGGCAAGGCGTTGCTGAAATTGGACGACGCCGATTTTCGTGATCACGATCTGCATCAACTGGTCCGCCACCACGGCCCCGCGCAGCGACTGGCCCATCGCGTGTTCCGCTGGATGATGGACACCATCGAATACCACCCGGCTGGTCGCGACCCCAAAGTCTGTCTGTGCTTCAGCCCCCATCCCGATGACGACGTGATCAGCATGGGCGGCACCTTGATTCGCTTGAACCATGACGGTCACAAGACGCACATCGCTTATATGACCAGCGGCAATATCGCGGTGTTCGACCACGACGCGATGCAGATCGCCGATCTGGTTACCGAGTACCATCGGTTGTTCAATATCGATCCGGCGGTTTCGCAAACCATCAAGCAGGAAGTCGAAAACGCCCTCAAGCAAAAGCAACCTGGGCAACCCGATGCACCGGAGATCCAGAAGATCAAAGGATTGATTCGTTGGTCGGAAGCCCGCGCGGGCGGCAAATACGTGGGCTGTGTGGAAGAAAACCTGCACTTTTTGGACCTGCCCTTCTACCGCACTGGGACGGTTCATAAACGGCCCGTCGGCGAAGAGGACATTCAGATCATCATCGAACTGCTCCGTCGTGTGCAACCCGATGTGGCCTTTGTGGCCGGCGATCTGGCCGACCCGCATGGCACCCACCGTGTTTGTGCTCAAGCTATTCTCAAAGCCATCGATCAACTCCGCAGTCTGGGTGAAAAAATTCCCGAAGTGTTGCTGTATCGAGGTGCCTGGCAGGAATACGCCTTGCACGAAATCGAAATCGCCGTGCCGCTCAGCCCCGATGATATGGCGACCAAACGCAAAGCCATCTTCATGCACGAAAGTCAAAAGGACGAGGCCTTGTTCCCGGGCAGTGATCCACGCGAGTTCTGGCAACGTGCCGAGGATCGTAACCGGATGACGGCCGACGGCTATAACCAGCTGGGCCTGCCCGAATACTTTTCCATGGAAGCCTTTACCCGCTGGGACGGTAAACCGGTCTAA
- the rpsD gene encoding 30S ribosomal protein S4, whose amino-acid sequence MARYTGPKARINRRLGALIYETAGASKALDRRPNPPGMHTRGRRPSNYGIALMEKQKIKHYYGLGERQLRRYFDAVGRKSGNTGELLLLMCESRLDNVVRRCGFTKTRPQARQGIVHGHFRVNGVKVTKPNYLLRPGDVIEVRNRENLKDVYRGVIANATPDALDWVAFDSENLKATIQGLPGPSDISLPVDANAVVEFLSR is encoded by the coding sequence ATGGCACGTTACACAGGTCCTAAAGCTCGCATCAACCGCCGTCTGGGCGCCCTGATTTACGAAACAGCGGGCGCGTCGAAAGCACTCGACCGTCGCCCCAATCCGCCGGGCATGCACACCCGCGGACGCCGTCCCAGTAACTACGGGATCGCGTTGATGGAGAAGCAGAAGATCAAGCATTACTACGGGTTGGGTGAACGCCAACTGCGACGTTACTTTGACGCCGTCGGTCGCAAGAGCGGCAACACGGGCGAATTGTTGCTGTTGATGTGCGAATCGCGACTGGACAACGTCGTCCGCCGCTGCGGATTTACCAAGACCCGTCCCCAGGCTCGCCAGGGCATCGTGCACGGTCACTTCCGCGTCAACGGCGTGAAGGTCACCAAGCCGAACTACCTGCTGCGTCCCGGTGACGTGATCGAAGTTCGCAATCGCGAAAACCTTAAAGACGTTTATCGTGGTGTGATCGCCAACGCCACGCCCGACGCTTTGGACTGGGTCGCTTTCGATAGCGAAAACCTGAAGGCCACGATCCAAGGCCTGCCCGGCCCCAGCGACATCAGCCTTCCGGTGGACGCTAATGCGGTCGTCGAATTCCTATCCCGTTAG
- the lpdA gene encoding dihydrolipoyl dehydrogenase, which yields MHTPLVVLGGGPGGYAAAFLAADEGLDVTIVESEPRLGGTCLLRGCIPSKALLHVARVISEVDELRDDWGVSYDERPKIDVDVVRARKEKVIENLTSGLAGLAKRRKVTVIRARGSFVDSTTLQLEGDDPSIPEGGQLTFDHCILATGSVPAMPPAFDIGSEKVMDSTGALALEDIPESLLVVGGGYIGLEMASVYAGLGSKVSVVELSEGLLPGADRDLVRPLAKRVEKQLDGRVWLNTKVGSLAETDDGRVEVTFEGPGKFGHERFDRVLISIGRRPVSKGLGLENTQVVINQRGFVECDAQQRTADPHILAIGDVAGDPMLAHKATHEGRVAAEVVAGKPAAFDKAAIPAVVFTDPEIAWAGLTEGEAKRDGREVEVAVYPWAASGRAQALGRTEGLTKWLIDPETKRVVGCGIVGAGAGELIAEAVLAIEMGCEVADISESVHPHPTLSETLMNSGEVFFGTATEIYKPKRKPATT from the coding sequence ATGCATACGCCTCTGGTTGTTCTGGGCGGTGGTCCGGGTGGATACGCAGCCGCATTTCTGGCTGCGGACGAAGGTCTGGACGTCACAATCGTCGAATCCGAGCCGCGGCTCGGGGGGACTTGTTTGTTACGCGGCTGCATCCCCAGCAAAGCGCTGCTGCATGTGGCTCGCGTGATCAGCGAAGTCGACGAACTGCGAGACGACTGGGGCGTGAGTTATGACGAACGACCGAAGATCGACGTCGACGTCGTGCGGGCTCGTAAAGAAAAGGTCATCGAAAACCTGACCAGCGGTCTGGCCGGATTGGCCAAACGTCGCAAAGTTACGGTGATCCGCGCCCGCGGCTCGTTCGTCGATTCAACGACACTTCAGCTGGAAGGCGACGATCCGTCGATCCCCGAAGGCGGACAACTAACCTTCGATCACTGCATCTTGGCAACCGGCAGCGTGCCCGCTATGCCGCCGGCTTTCGATATCGGCAGTGAAAAGGTGATGGACAGCACCGGCGCCCTGGCGTTGGAAGACATCCCGGAAAGCCTGCTGGTCGTTGGGGGCGGCTACATCGGCCTGGAGATGGCCAGTGTCTACGCCGGCCTAGGAAGCAAAGTGTCGGTGGTGGAATTGAGCGAAGGGCTGCTGCCCGGCGCCGATCGCGATCTGGTCCGACCGTTGGCCAAACGTGTCGAGAAACAATTGGACGGCCGCGTCTGGCTGAACACAAAGGTCGGCTCGCTAGCCGAAACCGATGATGGTCGCGTGGAAGTCACCTTCGAAGGTCCCGGCAAGTTCGGTCACGAACGCTTCGATCGTGTCCTGATCTCCATCGGTCGCCGGCCCGTCAGCAAAGGCCTGGGGCTGGAAAACACTCAGGTCGTTATCAACCAACGCGGGTTCGTCGAATGCGATGCCCAGCAACGCACCGCCGACCCCCACATCCTGGCCATCGGCGATGTTGCTGGCGACCCCATGCTGGCTCACAAAGCGACCCACGAAGGCCGCGTTGCAGCCGAAGTCGTGGCCGGTAAACCGGCGGCCTTTGATAAAGCGGCCATCCCAGCGGTAGTGTTTACCGACCCGGAAATCGCTTGGGCCGGCCTCACCGAAGGCGAAGCCAAACGCGACGGACGGGAAGTCGAAGTGGCCGTGTATCCTTGGGCCGCCAGCGGTCGCGCCCAAGCCCTCGGACGCACCGAAGGATTGACCAAATGGTTGATCGATCCCGAAACCAAACGCGTCGTCGGCTGCGGCATCGTCGGTGCCGGCGCCGGTGAATTGATCGCCGAAGCCGTGTTGGCGATCGAAATGGGCTGCGAAGTCGCCGACATTTCCGAATCGGTGCACCCCCACCCCACACTCAGCGAAACGCTGATGAACTCGGGCGAAGTTTTCTTCGGCACGGCCACCGAGATCTACAAACCCAAACGTAAACCCGCCACCACGTAG
- a CDS encoding GNAT family N-acetyltransferase, which produces MTLGLACVPGDSLAGCIGSFEQEGVHYIGYWIGEQFWRKEVATVALKLLLAEVANRFVRSLRDQHELPFRRMEVEPGEKRRVDFGTGAKIRKPDGTYAGKAVAESVDPTVVAAYLQAERSSRPYYNEAYDYDPYRMAYQSG; this is translated from the coding sequence TTGACTCTTGGCTTAGCGTGTGTTCCCGGTGACTCACTTGCCGGTTGCATCGGCAGCTTCGAGCAAGAGGGCGTACATTACATCGGCTACTGGATCGGCGAGCAATTCTGGAGAAAGGAGGTCGCAACAGTAGCACTGAAACTGCTTCTGGCCGAAGTTGCCAATCGCTTCGTCCGGTCGCTCCGAGACCAGCACGAACTTCCTTTTCGTCGCATGGAAGTGGAGCCTGGCGAAAAGCGTCGAGTCGACTTTGGCACTGGTGCAAAGATTCGGAAACCGGATGGGACTTACGCAGGCAAGGCGGTTGCGGAGAGCGTTGACCCGACGGTCGTTGCAGCTTACTTGCAAGCAGAACGCAGCAGCCGACCGTACTACAATGAAGCGTACGACTACGATCCGTACCGCATGGCGTATCAATCGGGCTGA
- the ndk gene encoding nucleoside-diphosphate kinase, producing MQRTLILLKPDCFQRRLVGEILSRFERKGLNIVAMKLIQVTPELSKQHYAEHAEKPFYPSLEDFITSAPVVALALEGLDAIAVVREMLGATNGLKAAPGTIRGDFSSSRQMNLVHASDSPESAARELDLYFSKEEFVDSKDELARFMRAADE from the coding sequence ATGCAACGCACACTGATCCTTCTGAAACCCGATTGTTTTCAACGCCGCTTGGTAGGTGAAATCCTCAGCCGTTTCGAGCGTAAGGGCTTGAACATCGTGGCCATGAAACTGATTCAGGTGACGCCCGAGCTGTCCAAGCAGCACTATGCCGAACACGCCGAGAAGCCGTTTTACCCCAGCCTGGAAGACTTCATCACTTCGGCTCCTGTGGTCGCCTTGGCGTTGGAAGGGTTGGACGCGATCGCAGTGGTCCGCGAGATGTTGGGCGCCACCAATGGCCTGAAAGCCGCCCCGGGCACGATCCGCGGCGACTTCAGCTCCAGCCGCCAGATGAACCTGGTGCACGCCTCGGACAGCCCCGAATCGGCCGCCCGCGAGTTGGACCTGTACTTCAGCAAAGAAGAATTCGTCGACAGCAAAGACGAACTCGCCCGCTTCATGCGAGCCGCCGACGAGTAG
- a CDS encoding glucuronyl esterase domain-containing protein: MCFLPLQPWAWGLSTVRAWLEEQPDALVDAKRIAVIGHSRLGKTALWAGAQDENFAMVISNDSGCGGAALYRRCYGERIHHMIKPIGYWFCRDHAKFIGRESELPVDQHMLLALVAPRPLYVASAEEDRWADPKGEFLAAKHASPVYQWLGEQGLPADQMPAVDQPVAGRVGYHVRTGKHDVTRFDWQQYLDFADKHL; encoded by the coding sequence TTGTGTTTCTTACCCTTACAGCCCTGGGCTTGGGGCCTGTCGACCGTGCGAGCTTGGTTGGAAGAACAGCCCGACGCGCTCGTCGACGCAAAACGAATCGCCGTCATCGGACATTCACGTCTGGGCAAGACGGCGCTGTGGGCCGGAGCTCAGGATGAAAACTTTGCCATGGTGATCAGCAACGACTCGGGCTGCGGGGGAGCCGCCTTGTATCGTCGCTGCTACGGCGAACGCATCCATCACATGATTAAACCCATCGGCTACTGGTTCTGCCGCGACCACGCGAAATTTATAGGCCGCGAATCCGAGTTGCCGGTCGACCAGCACATGCTGCTGGCCCTGGTCGCGCCGCGGCCGCTGTATGTGGCCAGCGCCGAAGAAGATCGTTGGGCGGACCCCAAAGGCGAATTTCTGGCCGCCAAACATGCTTCGCCGGTGTACCAATGGTTGGGGGAGCAGGGTCTGCCCGCCGATCAGATGCCCGCGGTGGATCAACCGGTCGCGGGCCGCGTGGGCTACCACGTTCGAACCGGTAAACACGATGTGACCCGGTTCGATTGGCAGCAGTATCTAGACTTCGCCGACAAGCATCTGTGA
- the mutS gene encoding DNA mismatch repair protein MutS has product MTTPMMRQYYEAKEACGDALLLIRMGDFYELFHEDAKTAARVLGLTLTSRDKDSDNPTAMAGFPHHQLDAYLRKLIMAGYRAAVCEQMEDPKQAKGLVRREITRIVSAGTLTDEELLDPREANYLACVFSVSPRRGDSDQNAPVGIAWAELSSGRFEAGVFPRHRLEDELERIGPAEVLYREDDPRISPDTTAPWSATMRPAWTFAVDSSKEILCRLLNVHNLEGFGFQLDADGGGEDLPAIRAAGAILAYLEETQPGGLDHFDSLSAHRRSTVVQIDASTRRSLELTRTLRTASRDGSLLDVLDHTQTPMGARLLADWLSAPLVDEASIAQRHDAVEELVNEAKLRAAIRATLKNTFDLSRLLGRIATARTGPRDLQQVARTLASLPALKAKLTARQSQFLQALEGQLHLCPDLRGKLEAALTDECPLSAADGNFIRTGYDSELDSLRDLARGGKEWIASYQATQMEETGIPNLKVGFNRVFGYYLEVSRAHQDKVPASFIRKQTLKNAERYITPELKEYEEKVLAADEKAQAREQSIFLELRTETHDALRLLQQVGTALANLDVVASLAELAATRNWVRPVITEDSVLEIVEGRHPVLDITMPQGEFVPNDCQASPEHGMVLLITGPNMAGKSTYIRQVALLTLLAQAGSFVPATRATIGLTDRIFARVGASDELSRGQSTFMVEMVETARILNTATSRSLVILDEIGRGTSTYDGLSLAWAITEHLHEQIGARTLFATHYHELTELADSLPRVSNYNVAVREWDDQVVFLHRIVAGGADKSYGIHVARLAGVPAAVNERAKDILAQLESNDRDQFDRPAIAPRETNKSNTPLQLTLFGFADHPLLDELKKLNVDDLTPLQALNYLKAAQEKLIETTSVSS; this is encoded by the coding sequence ATGACCACTCCAATGATGCGGCAGTACTACGAGGCGAAAGAGGCGTGCGGCGATGCGCTGCTGCTGATTCGCATGGGCGACTTCTATGAACTGTTCCACGAGGACGCCAAAACCGCGGCCCGGGTGCTGGGATTAACTCTCACCAGCCGCGACAAAGACAGCGATAATCCGACCGCCATGGCAGGGTTCCCTCATCATCAACTGGACGCTTATTTGCGGAAGTTGATCATGGCCGGGTATCGCGCTGCGGTCTGCGAACAGATGGAAGACCCCAAGCAGGCCAAGGGCTTGGTGCGTCGCGAAATCACCCGCATTGTGTCGGCCGGGACGCTGACCGACGAGGAATTGCTGGACCCCCGCGAAGCCAACTACTTGGCCTGCGTGTTTTCGGTCTCGCCACGTCGCGGCGATTCGGACCAGAACGCCCCGGTCGGGATCGCTTGGGCCGAATTGTCCAGCGGCCGCTTCGAAGCCGGTGTGTTTCCCCGCCACCGTTTGGAGGACGAACTGGAACGCATCGGGCCGGCCGAAGTCCTGTACCGCGAAGACGACCCGCGGATCAGCCCCGACACCACGGCCCCCTGGTCGGCCACCATGCGACCGGCTTGGACGTTTGCCGTCGACAGCAGCAAAGAGATCCTCTGCCGCCTGCTGAACGTGCACAACTTGGAAGGCTTTGGCTTTCAGCTGGACGCCGACGGGGGTGGGGAAGACCTGCCGGCGATCCGCGCGGCCGGAGCGATTCTGGCGTACCTGGAAGAAACCCAACCCGGCGGCCTGGATCACTTTGACTCGCTCTCCGCTCACCGCCGCAGCACGGTCGTCCAGATCGATGCCTCCACCCGCCGCTCGTTGGAATTGACCCGCACGCTGCGAACCGCCTCACGCGATGGTTCGCTGCTGGATGTGCTGGACCACACGCAAACGCCCATGGGCGCTCGCCTGTTGGCCGACTGGCTGTCGGCACCGCTGGTCGACGAAGCCTCGATCGCTCAACGTCATGACGCCGTGGAAGAATTGGTCAACGAAGCCAAACTCCGCGCGGCCATTCGCGCAACGCTGAAAAATACATTCGACCTCAGCCGCCTGCTGGGACGCATCGCCACCGCGCGGACCGGCCCCCGCGACCTGCAACAAGTCGCCCGCACGCTGGCCAGCCTGCCGGCGCTGAAAGCCAAACTGACCGCTCGGCAATCGCAATTCCTGCAAGCCCTCGAAGGCCAGCTACACCTCTGCCCGGATCTCCGCGGCAAGCTGGAAGCGGCCCTGACCGACGAATGCCCGCTGTCGGCCGCCGACGGCAACTTCATTCGTACCGGCTACGACAGCGAACTCGATTCGCTCCGTGATCTGGCACGCGGCGGAAAAGAATGGATCGCCAGCTATCAGGCGACCCAGATGGAAGAAACCGGCATCCCTAACCTGAAAGTCGGCTTCAACCGTGTGTTCGGTTACTACCTAGAAGTCAGCCGGGCGCATCAAGACAAAGTGCCCGCGTCCTTCATTCGTAAACAAACTCTCAAAAACGCCGAACGGTACATTACACCGGAGCTGAAAGAGTACGAAGAGAAGGTGCTCGCGGCGGACGAAAAAGCGCAGGCGCGGGAGCAGAGTATCTTCCTGGAACTGCGGACCGAAACGCACGACGCGTTGCGGTTGTTGCAACAAGTCGGTACGGCGCTGGCGAATCTGGATGTGGTCGCCTCGCTGGCTGAACTGGCGGCGACCCGCAACTGGGTGCGTCCGGTGATCACCGAGGATTCCGTGCTGGAGATTGTCGAAGGCCGCCATCCGGTGCTGGATATCACCATGCCGCAGGGCGAATTTGTGCCCAACGATTGCCAGGCCTCGCCCGAACACGGCATGGTGTTGCTGATCACCGGCCCCAACATGGCCGGGAAAAGCACGTACATCCGCCAGGTCGCCCTGCTGACGCTGTTGGCGCAGGCCGGTTCGTTTGTGCCGGCCACCCGGGCCACGATCGGGCTGACCGACCGCATTTTCGCTCGCGTCGGCGCCAGTGACGAATTGAGTCGCGGGCAGAGTACGTTCATGGTGGAAATGGTCGAGACGGCTCGAATCTTAAACACCGCTACCTCGCGCAGTTTGGTGATCCTGGACGAGATCGGCCGCGGCACCAGCACCTACGACGGGCTGTCCTTGGCCTGGGCCATCACCGAACACCTGCACGAACAGATCGGCGCGCGAACGCTGTTTGCGACCCACTATCACGAACTGACCGAATTGGCCGATTCGCTGCCGCGGGTCTCCAACTACAACGTGGCGGTCCGTGAATGGGATGACCAGGTGGTGTTCTTGCACCGCATTGTGGCCGGCGGCGCCGACAAGAGCTACGGTATCCACGTGGCCCGGCTGGCGGGTGTGCCGGCGGCGGTCAACGAACGTGCCAAAGACATCCTGGCGCAATTGGAGTCGAACGACCGCGACCAATTCGACCGTCCAGCGATTGCGCCGCGTGAAACCAACAAGAGCAACACACCGCTGCAGTTGACGCTGTTTGGGTTCGCCGACCATCCGCTGTTGGATGAACTGAAAAAATTAAACGTCGACGACCTGACTCCGCTGCAAGCGTTGAACTACCTCAAAGCCGCACAGGAAAAACTGATCGAAACCACCAGCGTGAGCTCGTAA
- the mtnA gene encoding S-methyl-5-thioribose-1-phosphate isomerase, translated as MKTLQWIGDTSGHLRLIDQTRLPVEETYLDCHTVAQTHDAIRRLVVRGAPAIGIAAAYGVCVAVAEARREQPDLSVADARAAAHSAIDYLATSRPTAVNLFWALDRMRGIVDGSEDDSLAQRLLQEATAIHEQDRQMCAAMGQHGAPLLADCRNVLTHCNAGGLAASELGTALAVIYAAHDAGTPLHVYADETRPLLQGARLTAWELSRAGIDVTVLCDSMPACLMREGKIDAVIVGADRVAANGDAANKIGTYALAIVARHHGVPFYVVAPSSTFDMQLESGEGIPIEQRDRQEVSHPFGKQTVPDDAGVFNPAFDVTPADLITAIVTERGIIRPVNTANVLHVLANFAERADSED; from the coding sequence ATGAAAACGCTCCAGTGGATCGGCGACACCTCCGGACACCTGCGTCTGATCGATCAAACGCGGTTGCCCGTCGAAGAAACGTATCTGGATTGCCACACGGTCGCCCAGACCCATGACGCGATCCGACGTTTAGTCGTTCGCGGTGCTCCCGCGATCGGCATTGCCGCCGCTTACGGTGTGTGTGTGGCGGTTGCTGAGGCTCGCCGCGAACAACCCGATCTGTCCGTCGCCGACGCCCGCGCGGCTGCTCACTCCGCCATCGATTACTTGGCCACAAGTCGGCCCACGGCGGTGAACCTGTTCTGGGCCCTCGATCGCATGCGTGGCATCGTCGACGGCAGCGAAGACGACTCACTGGCCCAGCGTCTGCTGCAAGAAGCCACCGCGATTCATGAACAAGACCGGCAGATGTGCGCCGCGATGGGCCAGCACGGGGCTCCGCTGTTGGCCGATTGTCGCAACGTCCTGACACACTGCAACGCCGGCGGCCTGGCGGCATCAGAGCTGGGCACCGCCCTGGCCGTGATCTACGCCGCTCACGACGCGGGGACACCCTTGCACGTCTATGCCGACGAGACGCGGCCGCTGCTACAGGGCGCTCGGCTGACCGCTTGGGAACTGTCTCGCGCCGGCATCGACGTCACCGTGTTATGCGATTCGATGCCTGCCTGCTTGATGCGGGAAGGCAAGATTGACGCGGTCATCGTGGGCGCCGACCGCGTCGCCGCCAACGGAGACGCCGCGAACAAAATCGGCACTTACGCTCTGGCCATCGTGGCGCGACATCACGGCGTGCCGTTCTACGTCGTCGCGCCCAGCAGTACGTTCGACATGCAATTGGAATCCGGCGAGGGAATTCCCATCGAGCAGCGTGATCGACAAGAGGTCTCGCACCCGTTTGGCAAGCAAACCGTGCCCGACGACGCCGGCGTGTTCAACCCCGCCTTCGACGTCACCCCGGCCGACTTGATCACCGCGATCGTCACCGAACGGGGGATCATTCGGCCTGTCAACACAGCCAACGTGCTGCACGTGTTGGCAAACTTTGCCGAACGAGCGGATTCTGAAGACTGA
- a CDS encoding phage holin family protein: MSTSHSQSPGPASRSQAAENDSRSIADLIRELRDESTTLVREEISLAKTEMSEKASVVGRNAGMLVAGGAVAHLGLIFLLIALSYGLYVAIGSAGLPVHALWIAPLIVGLVVSIVGLSMFMKAKSTLADISPVPKRTIESLKEDKQWATNKVS, encoded by the coding sequence ATGAGCACTTCCCATTCCCAAAGCCCCGGTCCAGCCAGCCGGAGCCAGGCCGCAGAGAATGATTCGCGTAGCATCGCGGACTTGATTCGCGAGTTGCGAGATGAGTCGACGACGCTGGTCCGCGAGGAAATCTCGCTTGCAAAGACGGAAATGAGCGAAAAGGCCAGCGTGGTTGGTCGAAATGCGGGCATGTTGGTCGCTGGTGGTGCCGTTGCCCATCTAGGCCTGATCTTTTTGCTGATCGCATTGTCGTACGGTTTGTACGTGGCGATCGGGTCCGCCGGTTTGCCCGTCCATGCGTTGTGGATCGCGCCCCTAATCGTCGGATTGGTTGTCAGCATCGTTGGGCTGTCGATGTTCATGAAAGCCAAAAGCACTTTAGCGGATATTTCGCCGGTGCCTAAACGAACTATTGAATCACTAAAGGAGGACAAGCAATGGGCAACGAACAAAGTAAGCTGA
- a CDS encoding carbon storage regulator, producing MLVLSRKLNEKIQLGDNITVTVLRVQGNTIRLGIDAPRDVRILRGELEPLDNHRKTKDEVFTAISDSGSAEPAASSPTEPQAGKESGESDTDPAAAARSDHRRGQTSVRKTRPSIGKAPASVNNAHSGVSKTQIGAGKPRAAATAAPAAVNGVRPELERALNGRPLASFVAAHKPTGSL from the coding sequence ATGTTGGTTCTGAGCCGCAAATTGAACGAGAAAATTCAGCTGGGCGACAACATCACTGTGACCGTGTTGCGAGTCCAAGGAAACACCATCCGCTTGGGCATCGACGCTCCGCGGGACGTGCGAATCCTGCGAGGCGAACTGGAGCCGTTGGATAATCATCGGAAGACCAAGGATGAAGTCTTCACCGCGATTTCCGATAGCGGCTCGGCGGAACCCGCCGCAAGCTCGCCCACCGAGCCCCAGGCCGGCAAGGAGTCGGGGGAATCGGACACGGACCCGGCAGCGGCCGCCCGATCGGACCACCGCCGCGGCCAAACCAGCGTTCGCAAAACGCGACCCAGCATTGGCAAGGCACCCGCCAGCGTCAACAACGCACATAGCGGCGTTAGTAAAACGCAGATCGGCGCGGGTAAACCGCGAGCCGCCGCGACTGCCGCACCGGCGGCGGTCAACGGTGTCCGGCCGGAACTGGAACGAGCTCTTAATGGCCGACCGCTGGCCTCGTTCGTGGCCGCTCACAAGCCCACGGGAAGCCTGTAA